In one Staphylococcus lutrae genomic region, the following are encoded:
- the sbnI gene encoding bifunctional transcriptional regulator/O-phospho-L-serine synthase SbnI has translation MENLRETLQLVSVDKIDLHEAYEPGRLEKTKASIEKEQRLRHPVLVVKTKLGRYMVIDGVHRYMSLRMLGCQMIPVQIIHRTQYSIGSWHHKIRSGRWCDILANEPLLPWTTEVRETPPFITMCDSHTEYYLYKADLGNHSLEAWKKIVQCYSSRCKVERIPHRTRLCLDSGDVLMKYPPLQMSEIEAIVNKGQKVPAGVTRFNIVGRCLNLQVPLRLLTGRDALTQHRQWRTFLQKKIENMRCYTEKVYLIEGE, from the coding sequence ATGGAGAATCTTCGCGAGACTTTACAGTTGGTTTCAGTAGATAAGATAGATCTTCATGAAGCTTATGAACCTGGGCGATTAGAAAAGACAAAAGCGAGTATTGAAAAAGAGCAGCGATTGCGTCATCCAGTACTCGTCGTCAAAACAAAACTTGGGCGCTATATGGTCATTGATGGCGTTCATCGCTATATGAGTTTACGAATGCTCGGATGTCAAATGATCCCAGTACAAATCATTCATCGTACGCAGTATTCAATTGGAAGTTGGCATCACAAAATCCGGAGCGGACGTTGGTGTGACATTTTAGCGAATGAGCCATTATTACCGTGGACGACAGAAGTACGTGAAACGCCACCATTTATTACAATGTGCGATTCACACACCGAATATTATTTGTACAAAGCGGATTTAGGAAACCATTCGCTCGAAGCGTGGAAAAAAATCGTTCAATGTTATAGTTCGAGGTGTAAAGTAGAACGTATCCCGCATCGTACGAGGTTGTGCTTAGATTCGGGTGATGTACTAATGAAATATCCCCCCTTACAAATGAGTGAAATTGAAGCCATTGTCAATAAAGGGCAAAAAGTGCCAGCAGGTGTGACGCGTTTTAATATTGTAGGACGGTGTTTGAATTTACAAGTCCCATTACGGCTTTTAACAGGACGAGATGCATTGACACAGCATAGACAATGGCGGACTTTTTTACAGAAAAAAATTGAAAATATGCGTTGTTACACTGAAAAAGTTTATTTGATTGAAGGAGAATAA
- a CDS encoding M50 family metallopeptidase: MKGWTSMQGYSWITSPMPISFLILICLTGGYLLCRHYANRPIFSWLDIALNYIPVLTHEFGHVLFNRLSGGRVLDFVVVATRHERQMTGQQGYAVTQSRSRSGQIFTTLGGYLMSPIMLTLGLYFQSKGQGALFVLSYILIFIYFTWKTSRKLVPILLIAFLILIGYLGIQSENLSQYSLTYMFVYHLILGTLLGEIIQSTVTIVQLTFARPQPDWDGTALKMLTHLPTFIFSCFWIMINICAFYYFIQHTLL, translated from the coding sequence ATGAAAGGATGGACTTCTATGCAAGGATACTCTTGGATTACTTCCCCTATGCCCATTTCATTTCTAATACTCATCTGTCTCACAGGGGGATATTTATTATGTCGACATTACGCCAATCGTCCAATTTTTTCATGGCTCGATATCGCACTCAATTACATTCCCGTGCTCACGCATGAATTTGGACACGTCTTGTTCAATCGATTGTCAGGTGGACGGGTGCTAGACTTTGTCGTTGTTGCCACTCGACATGAACGTCAAATGACAGGGCAACAAGGCTATGCTGTGACACAAAGTAGAAGTCGTTCTGGACAAATTTTCACGACATTGGGCGGCTACTTAATGTCTCCGATCATGCTCACATTAGGTCTCTACTTCCAAAGTAAAGGGCAAGGCGCACTGTTTGTTCTATCTTATATTTTGATTTTTATTTATTTTACGTGGAAGACTTCACGAAAATTAGTTCCAATTTTACTCATTGCCTTTTTAATTTTAATCGGTTATCTCGGCATACAGTCTGAAAACTTATCACAGTATTCTCTCACTTATATGTTCGTTTACCATCTTATTCTTGGAACGCTTTTAGGTGAAATCATACAATCCACCGTCACCATTGTCCAATTAACATTCGCCCGTCCTCAACCTGATTGGGATGGCACAGCATTAAAGATGTTAACGCATCTCCCTACTTTCATCTTTTCTTGCTTTTGGATTATGATTAACATTTGTGCGTTCTATTATTTCATTCAACATACTTTACTTTAA
- the tarA gene encoding N-acetylglucosaminyldiphosphoundecaprenol N-acetyl-beta-D-mannosaminyltransferase TarA, which produces MVKALPSSHHEGTLPSRDTTTVEEGYALKEATAQVQVMDVMFDNVTLLDMHQNILTYIQTETQHNLFIVTANPEIVHYASEDPLYLQTLKHADYIVPDGTGIVKASRILGQPLKERVPGIELMETCLNIADISNKKVFLLGATSPVVEKAARRIQRQYPNIALQTHHGFIDVTDQSVIEQIRQFNPDFIFVGMGYPKQEQWIQNNRHHFDHTLMMGVGGSIDVYSGDVKRAPYVWRAMNLEWVYRALTDLKRIHRLKRIPKFMFAVYKQKLMR; this is translated from the coding sequence ATGGTGAAAGCATTGCCTAGTAGTCATCATGAGGGCACTTTACCTAGTCGTGATACCACTACAGTAGAAGAAGGATATGCTTTAAAAGAGGCAACTGCACAAGTACAAGTGATGGATGTCATGTTTGATAATGTGACATTATTGGACATGCATCAAAATATTTTGACATATATACAAACAGAGACGCAGCACAATTTGTTTATCGTTACAGCTAATCCTGAAATCGTGCACTACGCTTCAGAAGATCCACTTTATTTACAGACACTTAAACATGCCGATTACATCGTCCCGGATGGTACAGGTATTGTAAAAGCATCTCGAATATTGGGGCAACCGCTGAAAGAACGCGTTCCGGGTATAGAACTGATGGAAACATGTTTAAACATTGCGGATATCAGCAACAAAAAAGTGTTTTTACTTGGGGCAACGTCGCCTGTTGTAGAGAAGGCAGCACGACGTATTCAACGTCAGTATCCAAATATTGCGCTTCAAACGCATCATGGTTTTATCGATGTAACGGATCAATCGGTCATTGAACAAATTCGCCAGTTTAATCCGGATTTTATTTTTGTCGGAATGGGATATCCAAAGCAAGAGCAATGGATTCAAAATAATCGTCATCATTTTGATCACACCTTAATGATGGGTGTGGGCGGCTCAATCGACGTATATAGTGGAGACGTAAAAAGGGCGCCTTATGTGTGGCGCGCAATGAATTTAGAATGGGTATATCGTGCATTGACCGATTTGAAACGCATCCATCGATTGAAACGTATTCCTAAGTTTATGTTTGCTGTATATAAGCAAAAGTTGATGCGATAG
- the tagH gene encoding teichoic acids export ABC transporter ATP-binding subunit TagH, with protein sequence MNPTVSINEVTKEYRIYRNNKERIKDALWPKHKNKTFYALKDVTFQAYAGDVIGLVGINGSGKSTLSNMIGGSLSPTHGRIDKTGDVSVIAINAGLNGNLTGMENIEFKMLCMGFKKNEIKALTPEIVEFSELGEFIYQPVKKYSSGMRSKLGFSISATINPEILVIDEALSVGDQTFTQKSLNKIYEFKEQEKTIFFVSHNIRQVKDFCTKIAWIEAGRLKDFGSVEETLPKYESFLKDFKKKSAAEQKAFRNALDEARFVVK encoded by the coding sequence ATGAATCCAACTGTCAGTATTAATGAAGTGACAAAAGAATATCGTATTTACCGAAACAATAAAGAACGTATTAAAGATGCATTGTGGCCGAAGCATAAAAACAAAACATTTTATGCACTCAAAGATGTCACATTTCAAGCCTATGCAGGTGATGTAATCGGATTAGTAGGTATTAATGGCTCAGGTAAATCAACGCTCAGTAATATGATTGGGGGATCTCTCTCACCCACACATGGGCGGATCGACAAAACAGGTGATGTGAGCGTTATCGCTATCAACGCAGGGCTCAACGGCAACTTAACAGGCATGGAAAACATTGAGTTCAAAATGTTATGCATGGGTTTTAAAAAGAATGAAATTAAAGCACTCACACCTGAAATTGTCGAATTTAGCGAACTGGGCGAATTTATTTATCAACCGGTCAAAAAGTATTCGAGCGGGATGCGTTCGAAACTCGGTTTTTCTATTAGTGCAACGATCAATCCAGAAATCCTTGTCATTGACGAAGCGCTCTCTGTAGGTGATCAAACGTTTACTCAGAAAAGTTTGAACAAAATTTATGAATTTAAAGAACAAGAAAAAACCATTTTCTTCGTCAGTCATAATATCCGACAAGTCAAAGATTTTTGTACAAAGATCGCTTGGATTGAAGCAGGTCGTTTGAAAGATTTCGGTTCTGTAGAAGAAACCCTCCCTAAATATGAAAGCTTTTTAAAAGATTTCAAGAAAAAATCCGCTGCCGAACAAAAAGCATTTCGCAATGCCCTAGATGAAGCACGGTTTGTCGTTAAATAG
- a CDS encoding ABC transporter permease — MNSVITVVKEHFKSFYLIQRLAQFQLKISNHNNYLGLAWEMINPVIQIMVYWFVFGFGIRSNHPIDGIPFIYWLLVGISMWFFINQGILEGTKSITMKYGQVAKMNFPLSIIPTYIVTSKLYGHLMLVLAIIVLCTVGGIKPSIYMLQLFLYIPFAFCFTSAVSLLTSTLGVLVRDTQMAMQALLRVLFYASPILWTPPAGSLAEKILMFNPIYFVAESYRAAILFHEWYFITHWELALYNICVTVMLFIMGSMLHMRYRDHFADFM, encoded by the coding sequence ATGAATTCTGTTATTACCGTAGTGAAAGAGCATTTTAAAAGTTTTTACCTTATTCAACGGTTAGCACAATTCCAACTTAAGATTTCAAACCATAACAACTATCTTGGATTAGCTTGGGAGATGATTAATCCTGTGATACAAATTATGGTTTACTGGTTTGTCTTTGGGTTTGGAATCAGAAGTAATCATCCTATCGACGGCATTCCTTTTATCTATTGGTTACTCGTCGGTATCAGCATGTGGTTCTTCATTAATCAAGGTATTTTAGAAGGAACGAAATCCATTACGATGAAGTATGGTCAAGTTGCAAAAATGAACTTCCCCCTTTCTATTATTCCGACTTATATTGTGACGAGTAAATTGTATGGTCATTTAATGTTGGTCCTTGCGATTATTGTTTTATGTACAGTGGGAGGCATTAAGCCGAGCATTTATATGTTGCAACTGTTTCTTTACATTCCATTTGCATTTTGTTTTACGTCGGCAGTCTCATTATTAACTTCAACTTTAGGTGTGCTCGTTCGTGATACACAAATGGCAATGCAAGCTTTATTAAGGGTTCTTTTTTACGCGTCACCGATTTTGTGGACACCTCCTGCAGGATCGTTGGCAGAAAAGATTTTAATGTTTAATCCTATTTATTTTGTTGCAGAGAGTTACCGTGCGGCAATCCTCTTTCATGAGTGGTACTTTATCACGCACTGGGAACTTGCACTATACAATATTTGTGTTACAGTTATGTTATTTATTATGGGTTCGATGTTACATATGCGCTACAGAGATCACTTTGCAGATTTTATGTAA
- the tarB gene encoding teichoic acid glycerol-phosphate primase TarB, whose amino-acid sequence MMRHYIKALYIYIVAFLSRFYRTLRIDRNHIVFLMTFKEDQLPIIYQLDEQGFRITVFAKEKDFHYLENRDHVTCYPLKTATILKQLSALATAKVIFIDTYYLLMAGWEKKKGQTVIQTWHAAGALKKFGLEDHAVDLNHKPQVAQYRAVYEATDKYLVGGQQMAHCFEKAFGARYEQLIGFGSPRLTTYRRLDHQAHKEKLKKELGIDNKVAVYLPTYREEGRANRTIDKQTFETAVPGYTLLSKYHPTVVGTAQNTKMCTLDLIVLADLVITDYSSLAIEASIADTPTLFYVYDEAEYEKVRGLNEYYYDIPQMYKVYDELSLYERVREGQLQPLFKEWHQYNTSESLNQVVNYVKKLVKI is encoded by the coding sequence ATGATGCGACATTACATCAAAGCGTTATATATATATATTGTGGCTTTTTTAAGCCGTTTTTATCGTACTTTACGCATTGATAGAAATCATATCGTATTTTTAATGACTTTCAAGGAAGACCAGTTACCGATTATCTATCAATTAGATGAACAAGGGTTTAGAATTACTGTTTTTGCAAAAGAAAAAGATTTTCACTATTTAGAAAACAGAGATCATGTGACATGCTATCCGCTTAAAACTGCTACAATTTTAAAGCAATTGTCTGCATTGGCTACTGCAAAAGTCATTTTTATTGATACGTATTATTTATTAATGGCAGGATGGGAAAAAAAGAAAGGTCAGACTGTGATTCAAACATGGCATGCGGCAGGTGCACTGAAAAAGTTCGGTTTAGAAGACCATGCTGTGGATTTAAATCACAAGCCACAAGTTGCACAATATCGTGCCGTCTATGAAGCAACCGACAAATATTTAGTCGGGGGACAACAAATGGCACATTGCTTCGAAAAGGCGTTTGGTGCGCGCTATGAACAACTGATCGGCTTTGGGAGTCCGAGATTAACGACGTATCGCCGTTTAGACCATCAAGCGCACAAAGAAAAACTGAAAAAAGAGTTAGGCATTGATAATAAAGTAGCGGTCTATTTGCCAACGTATCGTGAAGAAGGACGTGCCAATCGAACGATAGATAAACAAACTTTTGAAACAGCGGTTCCAGGTTATACGCTTTTAAGTAAATATCACCCCACTGTGGTGGGAACTGCGCAAAATACGAAAATGTGCACACTTGATTTGATTGTATTAGCCGATTTGGTTATTACAGATTACAGTTCTTTAGCAATAGAAGCGAGTATTGCAGATACGCCAACACTTTTCTATGTTTATGATGAAGCGGAATATGAAAAAGTTCGTGGTTTGAATGAATATTATTATGATATCCCTCAGATGTATAAAGTATATGATGAACTGTCATTATATGAACGAGTTCGAGAAGGTCAACTTCAGCCGTTGTTTAAAGAATGGCATCAATACAACACAAGTGAAAGTTTAAATCAAGTCGTGAACTATGTTAAAAAACTAGTAAAAATATAA
- the tagD gene encoding glycerol-3-phosphate cytidylyltransferase, translating into MKRVITYGTYDLLHYGHIELLRRAREMGDYLVVALSSDEFNQIKNKKSYYNYEQRKMMLESIRYVDLVIPEKDWSQKESDVEKYEIDTFVMGHDWEGEFDFLKGKCEVIYLKRTEGISTTQIKQELYGKDVK; encoded by the coding sequence ATGAAACGTGTAATTACATATGGAACGTACGATCTTTTACACTATGGACATATCGAATTGTTACGCCGTGCACGAGAAATGGGGGACTACCTTGTTGTAGCACTTTCGAGTGATGAATTTAATCAAATTAAAAACAAGAAATCATATTACAATTATGAACAACGTAAAATGATGTTGGAATCGATTCGTTATGTTGACCTCGTCATCCCTGAAAAGGATTGGTCGCAAAAAGAATCAGACGTTGAAAAATATGAAATTGATACTTTTGTGATGGGCCATGATTGGGAAGGAGAATTTGACTTCTTAAAAGGTAAGTGTGAAGTCATTTACTTGAAGCGGACGGAAGGTATCTCAACAACGCAAATCAAACAAGAATTGTATGGTAAAGATGTAAAGTAA
- the pbp4 gene encoding penicillin-binding protein PBP4 — MKKLILSIVVVFFATTIITPFARAYTPTPVELAQQSGYPVTWPYQPEGMINISETGQILYNYHSNQQWYPASMTKLMTMYLTLQAVKEKKLSLNDTVKITDQHYRMSTLPELSNTKLYPGEIYTIAELLQITVSASSNAAALILANQVSGNTSDFVDKMNETAKALGMTHTHYVNPTGARNRLLLEFAPEKYRNEASSTSTPRDYAILALHTVKDTPKILDFTKQIAPTQHGVTYYTFNDLLEGGNMSLPGTDGLKTGSSDIADYNNSLTTKRGAFRIFHIIMGAGDYRHLGGEKERNMMSASAINYSFAQYDYKKVLSKGKHVIDDKKYYVTQDLYDVVPKSLKTPYHFVVTDSQVHLEYPRQFITKNQGPPSVKVENPLIYESKSVVVSSWRAYPVLTTLAFAVIVLILAFILNRIFSLLRKK; from the coding sequence ATGAAAAAATTAATATTATCCATTGTGGTTGTATTCTTCGCCACTACTATTATAACACCTTTCGCCCGGGCATATACACCCACACCTGTCGAGCTTGCACAACAGAGTGGCTATCCCGTGACATGGCCTTACCAACCTGAAGGCATGATTAATATTAGCGAAACAGGACAAATTTTGTACAACTATCATAGCAACCAACAATGGTATCCTGCTTCTATGACAAAATTGATGACGATGTACTTAACATTGCAGGCTGTTAAAGAAAAGAAACTTTCACTGAATGATACGGTGAAAATCACGGACCAACATTATCGAATGTCTACGCTTCCCGAGTTGAGTAATACAAAACTTTACCCCGGTGAAATATATACGATTGCAGAACTACTTCAAATTACAGTTTCAGCGTCAAGCAATGCCGCTGCCTTAATTTTAGCCAATCAAGTTTCAGGAAACACCTCAGACTTTGTTGATAAAATGAATGAAACTGCCAAGGCTTTAGGAATGACGCACACCCACTATGTTAATCCAACTGGTGCAAGAAACCGCTTATTGCTAGAATTTGCACCTGAGAAATATCGAAATGAGGCATCATCTACCTCTACACCACGTGATTATGCCATTCTTGCTTTACATACGGTCAAAGATACACCTAAAATTTTAGATTTTACAAAACAAATTGCCCCTACGCAACACGGAGTAACTTATTACACTTTCAATGATTTGTTGGAAGGTGGAAATATGAGTTTACCGGGAACAGATGGCTTAAAAACAGGATCGAGTGATATTGCGGATTATAATAATTCTCTTACTACAAAACGTGGTGCATTTCGTATCTTTCATATTATTATGGGGGCAGGCGATTATCGTCACTTAGGTGGTGAAAAAGAACGTAACATGATGAGTGCAAGTGCCATTAACTATAGCTTTGCTCAATATGATTACAAAAAAGTCCTATCCAAAGGCAAGCATGTCATCGATGATAAAAAATATTATGTCACACAAGATTTATATGACGTTGTTCCAAAAAGTCTCAAAACGCCTTATCATTTTGTTGTCACAGATAGTCAAGTCCACCTAGAATATCCACGCCAGTTTATTACGAAAAATCAGGGGCCGCCTTCTGTTAAAGTGGAAAACCCACTCATTTATGAGTCTAAATCTGTCGTCGTTTCAAGTTGGCGTGCATATCCTGTATTGACGACACTCGCATTTGCAGTTATCGTATTGATACTTGCTTTCATACTCAACCGCATTTTCAGCTTGTTACGAAAAAAATAA
- a CDS encoding ABC transporter ATP-binding protein: MRERNPLLFLLKKISWPVGLIIVAVLIASLGSLSGLLVPLFTGQLVDKFTVESINPVFLGILVVVFVVNALLSGIGYYLLNKIGEKIIYAIRSVLWRHIIHLKMPFFDKNESGQLMSRLTDDTKVINDFISQKLPGFFPSIITLIGSLIMLFVLDWQMTLLTFITIPIFVLVMVPLGKIMQKISTNTQTEVANFSGLLGRVLTEMRLVKVANTEQLELDKAHHNLIKIYDLGLKQAKIAAIVQPISGIIMLLTIGIILGFGGMRIASGAISAGTLVAMIFYVLNLSMPLINLSTLVTDYKKAVGASSRIYEILHEPLERIDAPNVQHDIPTGDLTFDHVRFGYDTATVLNDVSFNVLRGEVTAFVGPSGSGKSTIFSLIERMYEIQQGDILYNGTSIYDLSLTDWRRKIGYVMQSNAMMNGTIRDNILYGIDREVPEEELIHYAKLANCHDFIMAFEQGYDTIVGERGLKLSGGQRQRIDIARSFVKNPDILLLDEATANLDSESERKIQEALDILMENRTTIVIAHRLSTIKKAAQIIFLDHGEVTGKGRHESLMQTHEKYQQFVETQNLTHQQVPEDNENH; the protein is encoded by the coding sequence ATGAGAGAACGTAACCCACTTTTGTTCTTATTAAAGAAAATTTCATGGCCAGTCGGGTTGATTATTGTGGCCGTGTTGATTGCCTCATTAGGCAGTCTAAGTGGACTACTTGTGCCTTTGTTTACTGGTCAATTGGTAGATAAATTCACCGTAGAGTCGATCAATCCAGTTTTTTTGGGGATATTAGTTGTCGTATTTGTAGTTAACGCTTTATTAAGTGGTATTGGGTATTATTTGTTAAACAAAATTGGTGAAAAAATTATTTATGCAATTCGCTCAGTGTTATGGCGTCATATCATCCATTTGAAAATGCCGTTTTTTGATAAGAATGAAAGCGGTCAGTTGATGAGTCGTTTAACGGATGACACAAAGGTGATTAATGACTTTATATCACAAAAACTCCCAGGTTTTTTCCCGTCGATTATTACACTCATCGGTTCGTTGATTATGCTGTTTGTTCTTGATTGGCAAATGACACTGCTGACGTTCATTACAATTCCTATTTTTGTGTTGGTCATGGTGCCTCTCGGTAAAATCATGCAAAAAATATCGACAAACACACAAACGGAAGTCGCGAATTTTAGTGGCTTATTAGGTCGTGTGTTGACGGAGATGCGTTTAGTCAAAGTTGCCAATACAGAGCAGTTGGAATTGGATAAAGCACATCATAATCTAATAAAGATTTATGATTTAGGACTGAAACAAGCGAAGATCGCAGCAATTGTCCAACCTATTTCTGGGATTATTATGCTGTTAACGATTGGTATTATTTTAGGCTTTGGTGGGATGCGTATCGCTTCAGGGGCTATTTCAGCGGGGACACTGGTAGCCATGATTTTTTACGTATTGAATTTATCTATGCCACTTATTAATCTATCGACATTGGTGACGGATTATAAAAAAGCGGTTGGAGCAAGTAGCCGGATTTATGAAATCTTACATGAACCGCTTGAACGTATCGATGCACCTAACGTCCAACATGATATTCCAACAGGAGATTTAACGTTTGACCATGTGCGTTTTGGTTACGATACCGCTACTGTATTAAATGATGTCTCATTTAATGTACTGAGAGGTGAAGTGACGGCGTTCGTGGGACCATCGGGTTCTGGTAAAAGTACGATATTTAGCTTGATTGAACGGATGTACGAAATTCAGCAAGGGGATATCTTGTATAATGGCACGTCGATATATGATCTGTCACTTACGGATTGGCGAAGAAAGATTGGTTACGTCATGCAAAGTAATGCGATGATGAATGGAACGATTCGTGACAACATCTTGTATGGTATCGACAGAGAGGTACCTGAGGAAGAACTGATACATTATGCGAAATTAGCGAATTGTCATGACTTTATCATGGCGTTCGAACAAGGTTACGATACGATTGTAGGTGAACGTGGTCTGAAACTATCAGGAGGACAACGTCAGCGGATTGATATTGCAAGAAGCTTTGTAAAAAATCCTGATATTTTGTTGCTAGATGAGGCGACAGCAAATCTTGATAGTGAAAGTGAACGTAAAATCCAAGAAGCATTAGATATATTAATGGAAAACCGTACAACCATCGTCATTGCACATAGACTCTCTACGATAAAAAAGGCGGCACAAATCATCTTTTTAGATCATGGAGAAGTGACCGGCAAAGGGCGTCACGAGTCGTTAATGCAAACACATGAAAAATATCAACAATTTGTGGAGACGCAAAACCTCACACACCAACAAGTGCCAGAAGACAACGAGAATCATTAA
- a CDS encoding FeoB-associated Cys-rich membrane protein: MTIVVNLLLVLCIVSYTLYTLTKFFKKSKQGKCSACDANQQCPTEHLPKHLQ, translated from the coding sequence ATGACCATTGTAGTCAATTTGTTACTCGTATTATGCATCGTCAGCTATACGCTATATACGCTAACAAAGTTTTTCAAAAAATCCAAACAAGGTAAATGTAGTGCTTGTGATGCAAATCAACAGTGTCCTACTGAACATTTACCTAAACATTTACAATAA